One Megasphaera vaginalis (ex Bordigoni et al. 2020) DNA window includes the following coding sequences:
- a CDS encoding L7Ae/L30e/S12e/Gadd45 family ribosomal protein, with product MKDGSVLSLLGLAQRAGKTVSGAFAVDKYLKKKTVPLAFLASDGSSETAGNYRRLAEQKRIPLLEIYTKEELGNALGKEQSVVVLITDKGFAKAIEDVLRTN from the coding sequence ATGAAAGATGGCAGCGTATTGAGTCTGCTTGGTCTTGCCCAGCGTGCCGGCAAGACGGTAAGCGGCGCCTTTGCAGTCGATAAATACTTGAAGAAAAAGACGGTTCCTCTGGCTTTCCTGGCCAGTGACGGCAGCAGTGAAACGGCCGGAAATTACAGGAGACTGGCAGAACAGAAGAGGATTCCTTTATTGGAAATATATACGAAAGAAGAATTGGGCAATGCCCTGGGGAAAGAACAAAGCGTTGTCGTTCTGATCACCGATAAGGGATTTGCCAAAGCCATAGAAGACGTGTTACGTACTAACTGA
- the rnpM gene encoding RNase P modulator RnpM → MKKRKIPLRVCAGCQAQKSKKEMIRIVRTPENVVEIDESGKKAGRGVYVCRDAACLEKAYKEHRLERSLKTNVSEEIYESLRQSLT, encoded by the coding sequence ATCAAGAAAAGGAAGATTCCCCTCCGAGTCTGTGCAGGTTGTCAGGCGCAGAAGAGCAAAAAGGAAATGATTCGTATCGTTCGCACGCCGGAGAATGTCGTGGAAATTGATGAGAGCGGCAAAAAAGCGGGCCGCGGCGTTTATGTCTGTCGCGATGCAGCCTGTCTGGAAAAGGCGTATAAGGAGCATCGACTGGAACGTTCGCTGAAAACGAATGTTTCTGAAGAAATTTATGAATCGTTGCGGCAAAGCCTGACATGA